A DNA window from Hydrogenophaga taeniospiralis contains the following coding sequences:
- a CDS encoding ABC transporter permease, which yields MTTYLLSILQGLLVTIGVSLGALIVAALLGLAGAAAKLSHLKWLNWVGDIYSTVIRGVPDLVWMLLLYFGGQILVNDIAEALGFRSGPQINPFVAGVLTIGFVYGAYMTETFRGAIMSVPKGQSEAGWAFGMSRFYTFRRMVLPQMVRFALPSFTNNWLVLLKATALVSVIGLADITNLSKQAGAAARGQIPGAAIIFMAFAGLLYLLITSISLLLLRHAEKRYSVGVKRGDF from the coding sequence ATGACGACTTACCTTCTCAGCATCCTTCAAGGGCTGTTGGTCACCATTGGTGTGTCCCTGGGCGCGCTCATCGTGGCCGCCCTGTTGGGTCTGGCCGGTGCGGCAGCCAAGCTGTCGCACCTCAAATGGCTCAACTGGGTGGGTGACATCTATTCCACCGTGATCCGGGGTGTCCCGGATCTGGTGTGGATGCTCCTGCTGTATTTCGGGGGCCAGATTCTGGTCAACGACATCGCGGAAGCCCTGGGCTTTCGCAGCGGTCCGCAGATCAACCCGTTCGTGGCGGGCGTGCTGACCATCGGTTTTGTGTATGGCGCCTACATGACGGAAACTTTCCGGGGCGCGATCATGAGCGTGCCCAAAGGCCAGTCGGAAGCCGGTTGGGCTTTTGGCATGAGCCGGTTCTACACATTCCGGCGCATGGTGCTCCCGCAAATGGTGCGTTTCGCCCTGCCCAGCTTCACCAACAACTGGCTGGTGCTGCTCAAGGCCACGGCCCTGGTGTCGGTGATCGGCCTGGCGGACATCACCAACCTGTCCAAACAGGCCGGCGCCGCGGCGCGTGGGCAGATCCCTGGCGCCGCCATCATCTTCATGGCCTTCGCCGGCCTGCTGTACCTGCTGATCACCAGCATCAGCCTGCTGCTGCTGCGCCACGCTGAAAAACGCTATTCGGTCGGCGTCAAGCGGGGGGATTTCTGA
- a CDS encoding ABC transporter permease translates to MDKFAIIFQPQNLQLYWTGFIATMELLAVSLIAGALLTLPLTLMRVSRNRWVSSPVWLFTYVVRGTPLLIQVYFIYYGIAQLEWVQGLWDTHWPFTWFKDPFFCAVLAFTLNTCAYTVEMLAGAIKETPAGEIEAAQAAGFGKWNMMFRLILPSAMRRTLPGYSNEVVMMLHATSLASVVPALYDLTNAAYAIYKTYYLAFQPFIFVAVLYFVLTFALVYVFRLLERRFLAYLRPIAH, encoded by the coding sequence ATGGACAAGTTCGCCATCATTTTCCAGCCGCAAAACCTGCAGCTCTACTGGACCGGTTTCATCGCCACCATGGAGCTGCTGGCGGTCAGCCTGATCGCGGGCGCCTTGCTGACGCTGCCGCTCACGCTGATGCGCGTGTCGCGCAACCGCTGGGTCTCGTCCCCGGTCTGGCTGTTCACCTACGTGGTGCGTGGCACGCCGCTGCTGATCCAGGTCTATTTCATCTACTACGGCATCGCCCAGCTGGAGTGGGTGCAAGGCCTGTGGGACACCCACTGGCCGTTCACCTGGTTCAAAGACCCCTTCTTCTGCGCCGTGCTGGCGTTCACGCTCAACACCTGCGCCTATACCGTCGAGATGCTGGCGGGCGCCATCAAGGAAACACCGGCGGGCGAAATCGAGGCCGCTCAGGCGGCGGGTTTCGGCAAATGGAACATGATGTTCCGCCTGATCCTGCCCAGCGCCATGCGCCGCACCCTGCCCGGCTATTCCAACGAAGTGGTGATGATGCTGCACGCCACCTCGCTGGCCAGCGTGGTGCCCGCGCTGTACGACCTGACCAACGCGGCCTACGCCATCTACAAGACCTATTACCTGGCGTTCCAGCCGTTCATCTTCGTCGCGGTCCTGTATTTCGTGCTGACCTTCGCGCTGGTGTACGTGTTCCGGCTGCTGGAGCGCCGTTTTCTCGCTTATCTGCGCCCCATTGCCCACTGA
- a CDS encoding succinylglutamate desuccinylase/aspartoacylase family protein, protein MQQINHPLLSPALGTQRHLSSWHFGPAGRGRKVYVQASLHADELPGMLVAHHLRGLLEAAEQDGQLLGEVVLVPLANPIGLDQTTMHHQLGRFELASMENFNRNYPDFFALVKDEVVDQLGPQAEDNKRLIRAAMRRALDAQRPETELQSLRLTLMQLSHDADIVLDLHCDFEAAVHLYVEQPMLDQIEPLARFLGARAVLWARGSGASISFDEALSGPWWRLREHFAGRFPVPLACASTTVELRGQTDVSEALARQDALAIFHHLQHAGVIAGPAPALPPALCEATPLSGTESLHAPHPGVIAFTCEVGDVVRAGQVLAHLVDPLTPRATPIQSSIDGVVYARHNLRWATSGLEICRVAGATPIRSGNLLSP, encoded by the coding sequence ATGCAACAGATCAACCACCCCCTCCTCTCGCCCGCGCTGGGCACCCAGCGCCACCTGAGCAGCTGGCATTTCGGTCCGGCGGGCCGCGGCCGCAAGGTCTATGTACAGGCCAGCCTGCACGCCGACGAACTGCCCGGCATGCTGGTGGCCCACCATCTGCGCGGTCTGCTTGAAGCCGCCGAACAGGACGGCCAGCTGCTGGGTGAGGTGGTGCTGGTGCCGCTGGCCAACCCGATCGGCCTGGACCAGACCACCATGCACCACCAGTTGGGCCGCTTCGAGCTGGCCAGCATGGAGAACTTCAACCGCAACTACCCGGACTTCTTCGCGCTGGTGAAGGACGAGGTGGTGGACCAACTGGGGCCGCAGGCCGAGGACAACAAACGCCTCATCCGCGCCGCCATGCGCCGTGCGCTGGACGCCCAGCGACCGGAAACCGAGCTGCAGAGCCTGCGCCTGACGCTGATGCAGCTGTCCCACGACGCCGACATCGTGCTCGACCTGCACTGCGATTTCGAAGCCGCGGTGCACCTGTACGTGGAACAGCCCATGCTGGACCAGATCGAGCCGCTGGCGCGCTTCCTGGGCGCGCGCGCGGTCCTGTGGGCCAGAGGGTCGGGGGCGTCCATCTCGTTTGACGAAGCGCTCTCCGGCCCCTGGTGGCGGCTGCGCGAACACTTCGCCGGCCGGTTTCCGGTGCCCTTGGCCTGCGCCAGCACCACGGTGGAACTGCGCGGCCAGACCGATGTATCCGAAGCGCTGGCTCGCCAGGACGCGCTCGCCATCTTCCACCACCTGCAACACGCGGGCGTCATCGCGGGCCCCGCGCCGGCCCTGCCCCCGGCCCTTTGCGAGGCCACTCCGCTGTCGGGCACCGAGTCGCTGCACGCGCCCCACCCCGGGGTGATCGCCTTCACCTGCGAGGTGGGCGACGTGGTGCGGGCCGGTCAGGTGCTGGCCCACCTGGTGGACCCGCTGACCCCGCGCGCCACCCCCATCCAGAGTTCGATCGACGGCGTGGTGTATGCCCGCCACAACCTGCGCTGGGCCACCAGCGGCCTGGAAATCTGCCGTGTCGCCGGCGCCACCCCGATCCGTTCCGGTAACCTGCTCAGCCCTTGA
- a CDS encoding ABC transporter ATP-binding protein produces the protein MTTKLEAIDIRKSYGSHEVLKGVSVTANAGDVISIIGSSGSGKSTFLRCMNLLERPQEGRIIVAGEELKLVKAKDGMLKAADEKQLQRARSRLAMVFQHFNLWSHLTVLENIIEAPMHVLGQSKDEAVATARKYLEKVGLRDVEGKYPTHMSGGQQQRVAIARALAVEPEVMLFDEPTSALDPELVGEVLRVMKLLAEEGRTMLVVTHEMGFAREVSNHLIFLHKGCIEEQGVPAEVLARPKSERLTQFLSGNLK, from the coding sequence ATGACCACCAAACTCGAAGCCATCGACATCCGCAAGAGCTACGGCAGCCACGAAGTGCTCAAGGGCGTTTCGGTCACCGCCAACGCCGGCGACGTGATCAGCATCATCGGCTCCTCGGGGTCGGGCAAATCCACCTTTCTGAGGTGCATGAACCTGCTGGAGCGCCCCCAGGAGGGGCGCATCATCGTGGCCGGCGAAGAGCTCAAGCTGGTCAAGGCCAAGGACGGCATGCTCAAGGCCGCGGACGAGAAGCAGTTGCAGCGCGCCCGCTCCCGGCTGGCCATGGTGTTCCAGCATTTCAACCTGTGGTCGCACCTCACGGTGCTGGAAAACATTATCGAGGCCCCCATGCACGTGCTCGGTCAGAGCAAGGACGAGGCGGTCGCCACGGCCCGCAAATACCTGGAAAAGGTCGGGCTGCGCGATGTGGAGGGCAAGTACCCGACGCACATGTCGGGCGGGCAGCAGCAACGGGTGGCGATCGCCCGCGCGCTGGCGGTGGAGCCCGAGGTGATGCTGTTCGACGAACCCACCAGCGCGCTGGACCCCGAGCTTGTGGGCGAGGTGCTGCGCGTCATGAAGCTGCTGGCCGAGGAAGGCCGCACCATGCTGGTGGTGACGCACGAGATGGGTTTCGCGCGCGAAGTGTCCAACCACCTGATCTTCCTGCACAAGGGCTGCATCGAAGAGCAAGGCGTGCCGGCCGAGGTGCTGGCGCGGCCCAAGAGCGAGCGGCTGACCCAGTTCCTCTCGGGCAACCTGAAATAA
- a CDS encoding EF-hand domain-containing protein, with product MSTTETVGSSVTGQWSQALASIGSALSGKLQDKMLKKMDTDGNGTVGKTEFEAAMEKVSTKYGIDLGQDPQALFAGLDSDSDGALNGEELGQVIQNLFAPPTNTQDFLQSRGNEEQFGALDSNGDGSLSMAEFTGQSSADGADLSIVSTTTTTTTLVSSGSEVPVATGEVAPTTTTAQTDAATPVAAAPADPLQALMDGLDSDGDGQISDSELTTFVSQLNSQIEAATRKYNETALAGLSDTGGLNEAA from the coding sequence ATGAGCACCACCGAAACGGTCGGAAGCAGCGTCACTGGCCAGTGGTCGCAGGCCCTGGCGTCCATCGGATCGGCCTTGTCCGGCAAGCTGCAGGACAAGATGTTGAAGAAGATGGACACCGACGGCAACGGCACGGTCGGCAAGACCGAATTCGAGGCCGCGATGGAGAAGGTTTCCACCAAGTACGGCATCGATCTGGGCCAGGATCCGCAGGCCCTGTTTGCGGGCCTGGACAGCGACAGCGATGGCGCCCTGAATGGAGAGGAACTGGGTCAGGTGATCCAGAACCTGTTCGCCCCGCCCACTAACACCCAGGATTTCCTGCAGTCGCGCGGCAACGAAGAACAGTTCGGTGCACTGGATTCCAACGGCGATGGCAGCCTGTCGATGGCGGAGTTCACGGGGCAAAGCAGCGCCGATGGGGCCGATCTGTCCATCGTGTCGACCACGACGACGACCACCACCCTGGTGAGCTCCGGGTCCGAAGTGCCTGTGGCCACCGGTGAAGTCGCACCCACCACGACCACCGCGCAAACCGACGCGGCAACCCCGGTGGCCGCCGCCCCCGCCGATCCACTGCAGGCCCTGATGGACGGGCTGGACAGCGATGGCGACGGTCAGATCAGCGACAGCGAGCTGACCACCTTCGTCAGCCAGCTCAACAGCCAGATCGAAGCCGCCACCCGCAAGTACAACGAAACCGCGCTCGCCGGCCTCAGCGACACCGGCGGCCTGAACGAGGCGGCCTGA
- a CDS encoding penicillin acylase family protein codes for MRWTKRFAWALFALLCVVAVAAAIYIGQSLPQTRGELRLTGLGAGVQVQRDAGDVTHIRASDPRDAWMAMGYVHAQERGWQLEFNRRIMRGTLSEVVGPATLDTDRLMRTLGIREAARRQFAGLPEEAQVALQAYSDGVNAFFAHSDQALSPEFHLLGIDPREAARAGQYWDPLDSAGWALMMALDLGGNWGNELARLSALQVLDTAQLWQLFPPYPGEPPAAQADLARLYRELGVYRAGPAQTSSSAAPAPTMMAQIGRDMQLWANELGNIEGKGSNNWVVAGSRSETGQPLLANDPHLGLSAPAIWYFAHLQAPDAGGIKGMNAIGATLPGTPFVVLGRTDQVAWGFTNTGPDVQDLYLEQINPSNPVQYRVPSDSGAQAWTAFETRVETIRVKGQADVQHTVRSTRHGPVLSDIPGRTQELIDTSRYAVALRWTALDADNRNVQATLESNRARSVEELMQAFRQFHAPMQNAVMADRSGRMAYKAVGRVPVRSAANDIRGVAPAPGWDARYDWAGWLRFEDTPQDDGAKGWIATANQRIHGPDYPHFLTQDWAAAYRQERIEALLAKTPRHSMASFEAMHADQFSAATLRLLPFLQKTASSHPLAAAAQEALKGFDGVMRADAAAPLIYTAWVDEFTRGVIGGKLGRERFEGMYGKRLFRNAVEGILERDDTGWCGAPGCAEASAQALGRALDRLREKHGQDVSTWRWGDAHPSISVHRPLSNVKALAPLFEVRGPTGGDPFTINVGQYHLDKADAPFANRHAASLRALYDLSDLENSRFIYQTGQSGNVFSGRYRDMSRSWTEVQYRPLRMQPERWASSLTLVP; via the coding sequence GTGCGCTGGACCAAACGTTTCGCATGGGCCTTGTTCGCCCTTTTGTGTGTGGTGGCGGTCGCTGCCGCGATCTACATCGGGCAAAGCCTGCCCCAGACCCGCGGTGAGCTGCGGCTGACCGGTCTTGGCGCGGGGGTGCAGGTGCAGCGCGATGCGGGCGATGTGACCCACATCCGGGCCAGCGACCCGCGCGATGCCTGGATGGCCATGGGCTATGTGCATGCGCAGGAACGTGGCTGGCAGCTCGAGTTCAACCGCCGCATCATGCGCGGCACGCTCTCCGAGGTGGTGGGTCCGGCCACGCTGGACACCGACCGGCTCATGCGCACCCTGGGCATCCGTGAGGCCGCGCGCCGGCAGTTCGCCGGTTTGCCCGAGGAGGCGCAGGTGGCGCTGCAGGCCTACAGCGACGGCGTCAACGCGTTCTTTGCCCACAGCGACCAGGCGCTGTCACCCGAGTTCCACCTCCTGGGCATCGACCCGCGCGAAGCGGCCCGGGCAGGGCAGTACTGGGACCCGCTGGACAGCGCGGGCTGGGCGCTCATGATGGCGCTCGACCTGGGGGGCAACTGGGGCAACGAGCTGGCTCGGCTCTCGGCCTTGCAGGTGCTGGACACGGCGCAGCTGTGGCAGCTGTTCCCGCCATACCCCGGCGAACCGCCGGCGGCGCAGGCCGATCTGGCGCGCCTGTACCGCGAGCTGGGCGTGTACCGCGCCGGGCCCGCCCAGACCTCGTCGTCGGCCGCCCCGGCGCCGACGATGATGGCGCAGATCGGCCGCGACATGCAGCTCTGGGCCAACGAGCTGGGCAACATCGAGGGCAAGGGCTCCAACAACTGGGTGGTGGCGGGCTCGCGCAGCGAGACCGGCCAGCCGCTGCTGGCCAACGACCCGCACCTCGGCCTGAGTGCTCCCGCCATCTGGTATTTCGCCCATCTGCAGGCGCCCGACGCGGGCGGCATCAAAGGCATGAACGCGATCGGCGCCACGCTGCCGGGCACCCCCTTCGTGGTGCTCGGTCGCACCGACCAGGTGGCCTGGGGATTCACCAACACCGGGCCCGACGTGCAGGACCTGTACCTGGAGCAGATCAACCCGTCCAACCCCGTGCAGTACCGCGTGCCGTCTGACTCCGGCGCCCAGGCCTGGACCGCGTTTGAAACCCGGGTCGAGACGATCCGCGTCAAGGGGCAGGCCGACGTGCAGCACACGGTGCGCAGCACCCGCCACGGCCCCGTGCTCAGCGACATTCCCGGACGCACCCAGGAGCTGATCGACACCTCCCGCTATGCCGTCGCGCTGCGCTGGACCGCGCTGGATGCGGACAACCGCAATGTGCAGGCGACGCTCGAATCCAACCGGGCGCGATCGGTGGAAGAGCTGATGCAGGCGTTTCGCCAGTTCCACGCACCGATGCAGAACGCGGTGATGGCGGACCGCAGCGGGCGCATGGCCTACAAGGCCGTGGGGCGGGTGCCGGTGCGGTCCGCCGCCAACGACATCCGGGGCGTGGCCCCGGCACCGGGCTGGGACGCACGCTACGACTGGGCCGGCTGGCTGCGCTTCGAGGACACGCCGCAGGACGACGGCGCCAAGGGCTGGATCGCCACCGCCAACCAGCGCATCCACGGCCCCGACTACCCGCATTTCCTGACCCAGGACTGGGCCGCGGCGTACCGCCAGGAGCGCATCGAAGCCCTGCTGGCGAAAACACCGCGGCACAGCATGGCCTCGTTCGAGGCCATGCACGCCGACCAGTTTTCCGCCGCCACCCTGCGCCTGTTGCCCTTCCTGCAGAAGACCGCGTCCAGCCATCCACTGGCCGCCGCGGCCCAGGAAGCGCTCAAAGGTTTCGACGGCGTGATGCGCGCGGACGCCGCGGCCCCGCTGATCTACACCGCCTGGGTCGACGAATTCACGCGTGGGGTGATCGGCGGCAAACTGGGCCGCGAGCGCTTCGAGGGCATGTACGGCAAGCGCCTGTTCCGCAACGCGGTGGAGGGCATCCTGGAACGTGACGACACCGGCTGGTGTGGCGCGCCGGGTTGTGCCGAGGCAAGCGCACAGGCGTTGGGGCGCGCGCTTGACCGGTTGCGGGAAAAACACGGCCAGGACGTTTCGACCTGGCGTTGGGGCGATGCGCACCCTTCGATTTCGGTGCACCGCCCGTTGAGCAATGTGAAGGCGCTGGCGCCGTTGTTCGAGGTGCGGGGCCCCACCGGCGGCGATCCGTTCACCATCAACGTGGGGCAGTACCACCTGGACAAGGCCGACGCCCCGTTTGCCAACCGGCACGCCGCCAGCCTGCGCGCGCTGTACGACCTGTCCGATCTGGAGAACTCCCGCTTCATCTACCAGACAGGGCAGAGCGGCAATGTGTTTTCAGGCCGCTACCGCGACATGAGCCGGTCCTGGACCGAGGTGCAATACCGGCCGCTGCGGATGCAGCCGGAGCGCTGGGCCAGCAGCCTGACCCTGGTGCCCTGA